Proteins encoded together in one Deinococcus irradiatisoli window:
- a CDS encoding MFS transporter produces MTTATTSSSPLGPGFWNFWSGLLCFSLGDAVLYIALPFLALGTSPAVNQHRALGLVVLAGSLPRFLAPLLGTLADRAAPKPLLLISAGLRTLSALLVGLAALHLGQLPLWVPLLLAFGNGLLSTLTYTVSRTLLPRLVGQGALTQANALTSGALMGGPLVGYGLGGTLLALGGSGPTLLIAAGLSLGLLLGAGRLPDLPPGASGTGTPGVWASLAASWRLYLGRPLLLAMLLFGFSLNLLMNMLNVRAPIHLLSVGRGAGDYAVFEGLLSGGMLLGTALVGLLARRLNLDAMLGLGRWVVLLGVVALLPGAAAMWWAGGAVIGLGIGLLEVAAITRIQALVPAQGRGQALGTAMGFNALGLLVGAGVAALAWPTSALLLAGAALLLVLALLWPLALRREPALGVAAD; encoded by the coding sequence ATGACCACTGCCACCACTTCGTCTTCCCCGCTGGGGCCGGGCTTCTGGAACTTCTGGAGCGGCCTGCTGTGTTTTTCTCTGGGCGACGCGGTGCTCTACATCGCCCTGCCGTTTCTGGCACTCGGCACATCGCCGGCGGTAAACCAGCACCGCGCCCTGGGGCTGGTGGTACTGGCCGGCAGCCTGCCGCGCTTTCTGGCGCCGCTGCTCGGCACCCTGGCCGACCGCGCCGCGCCGAAACCACTGCTGCTGATCAGTGCCGGTCTGCGCACGCTGAGCGCCCTACTGGTGGGCCTGGCCGCGCTGCACCTGGGCCAGCTGCCGCTGTGGGTGCCGCTGCTGCTGGCCTTTGGCAACGGCCTGCTCTCCACCCTGACCTACACCGTCAGCCGCACCCTGCTGCCGCGCCTGGTGGGCCAGGGAGCGCTGACGCAGGCCAACGCCCTGACCAGCGGCGCGCTGATGGGCGGCCCGCTGGTCGGTTACGGGCTGGGCGGCACGCTGCTGGCCCTCGGCGGCAGTGGCCCGACCCTGCTGATCGCTGCCGGGCTGTCGCTGGGCCTGCTGCTGGGCGCCGGGCGCCTCCCCGATCTGCCGCCGGGCGCGTCCGGCACCGGCACGCCGGGGGTGTGGGCCTCGTTGGCGGCGAGCTGGCGCCTTTACCTGGGCCGGCCGCTGCTGCTGGCGATGCTGCTGTTCGGGTTCAGCCTCAACCTGCTGATGAACATGCTCAACGTGCGCGCCCCGATTCACCTGCTCTCGGTGGGGCGCGGCGCGGGCGACTACGCGGTGTTCGAGGGTCTGCTCTCCGGCGGCATGCTGCTGGGCACGGCGCTGGTGGGCCTGCTGGCGCGGCGGCTGAACCTCGACGCCATGCTGGGCCTCGGGCGCTGGGTGGTGCTGCTGGGCGTGGTGGCATTGCTGCCGGGCGCGGCGGCGATGTGGTGGGCCGGCGGCGCGGTGATCGGCCTGGGCATCGGCCTGCTGGAAGTGGCCGCCATCACCCGGATTCAGGCACTGGTGCCGGCCCAGGGGCGCGGCCAGGCACTGGGTACGGCGATGGGCTTCAACGCCCTGGGCCTGCTGGTGGGGGCTGGCGTCGCGGCGCTGGCCTGGCCGACCAGTGCGCTGCTGCTCGCCGGCGCGGCGCTGCTGCTGGTGCTGGCGCTGCTGTGGCCGCTGGCCCTGCGGCGAGAGCCGGCGCTGGGCGTGGCCGCAGACTGA
- a CDS encoding DUF664 domain-containing protein, with protein sequence MTADFAPTPEAWARALRIEPQPIFSPMIGVLVEMLNYARLTTLTAVEGLSRSELDITYDDFPHSVAMLLGHLAATERAYQHLSFEGQDPFAGDVPDYDRYLGAMTFGEHGLVVRGHEPEALLSELAEVRAATLAELARRDDAWLSRRLTLPEMTDMNHHWIWFHVMEEELGHRRQIRLLREAMVRAQAGSS encoded by the coding sequence ATGACTGCCGACTTCGCCCCGACGCCCGAAGCCTGGGCGCGCGCCCTGCGTATCGAGCCCCAGCCGATTTTTTCGCCGATGATCGGCGTGCTGGTGGAAATGCTGAACTACGCCCGCCTGACCACCCTCACAGCGGTGGAGGGCCTGAGCCGGAGTGAACTCGACATCACCTACGACGACTTTCCGCATTCGGTGGCGATGCTGCTGGGCCACCTGGCCGCCACCGAACGGGCCTACCAGCACCTCAGCTTCGAGGGCCAGGACCCGTTTGCCGGCGACGTGCCGGACTACGACCGTTACCTGGGCGCCATGACCTTCGGCGAACACGGCCTGGTGGTGCGCGGCCACGAACCAGAAGCGCTGCTCAGCGAACTGGCGGAGGTGCGCGCCGCCACCCTCGCCGAACTCGCCCGGCGCGACGACGCCTGGCTCTCCAGGCGCCTGACGCTGCCGGAGATGACCGACATGAACCACCACTGGATCTGGTTTCACGTCATGGAAGAAGAACTCGGCCACCGGCGCCAGATCCGGCTGCTGCGCGAGGCGATGGTGCGGGCGCAGGCCGGTAGCAGTTGA
- a CDS encoding glycoside hydrolase family 18 protein, with product MPRRAPLSALAFCLPLALAACAASAASSTAPPPAGAGLWVMGYAVGYERGLLAPADLNWSSLTHLAVGRAIPNADGTLGTTFDIDAVSGPVWARSMVQQAHAHQVKALLMLGGAGEHAGFVGAASASRRAAFVQNILKVVQAYGFDGVDLDWEPVESADQAPLRALAEALKAAQPGLLLSVPVNFVNANFPSEEARPSFAALARTVDRLNIMSYGMAGTYEGWKSWHSSALRGEGDSTPTSVDSSVRAYLAAGVPASKLGLGVGFYGLCYQGVTGPGQSAPGMKIVADDGEMSYAKLTSRYLTSTVRQWDAAARAPYLSSAAPLGPHACTYVSYEDEQSVAEKGRYAREHGLGGVIIWTLGQGHLAGKPAGQRDPLLDAVKAAFLP from the coding sequence ATGCCGCGCCGCGCCCCGCTTTCCGCTCTGGCCTTTTGTCTTCCCCTGGCGCTGGCCGCCTGCGCCGCTTCGGCCGCTTCGTCCACGGCGCCGCCGCCCGCCGGCGCCGGCCTGTGGGTCATGGGCTACGCGGTGGGCTACGAACGCGGCCTGCTGGCCCCCGCCGACCTGAACTGGAGCTCGCTGACCCACCTGGCCGTGGGCCGGGCCATTCCCAACGCCGACGGCACCCTCGGCACGACCTTCGACATCGACGCCGTCAGCGGCCCCGTGTGGGCCAGAAGCATGGTGCAGCAGGCCCACGCCCATCAGGTCAAGGCCCTGCTGATGCTGGGCGGCGCGGGCGAGCACGCCGGCTTCGTCGGCGCGGCCTCGGCCAGCCGGCGGGCCGCCTTCGTGCAGAACATCCTGAAGGTGGTGCAGGCCTACGGCTTCGACGGCGTGGACCTCGACTGGGAGCCGGTGGAAAGCGCCGACCAGGCGCCGCTCAGGGCGCTGGCCGAAGCGCTCAAGGCCGCCCAGCCCGGCTTGCTGCTGAGCGTGCCGGTCAATTTCGTCAACGCCAACTTTCCTAGCGAGGAAGCGCGCCCCAGCTTCGCTGCCCTGGCTCGCACGGTGGACCGGCTCAACATCATGAGTTACGGCATGGCCGGCACCTACGAGGGCTGGAAGTCGTGGCACTCCTCGGCGCTGCGCGGTGAGGGCGACAGCACCCCCACCAGCGTGGACAGCAGTGTCAGGGCGTATCTGGCGGCGGGCGTGCCGGCCAGCAAACTGGGGCTGGGCGTCGGCTTTTACGGTTTGTGCTACCAGGGCGTCACCGGTCCCGGCCAGAGCGCGCCCGGCATGAAGATCGTGGCCGACGACGGCGAGATGAGTTACGCCAAGCTGACCAGCCGCTACCTCACGTCCACCGTTCGCCAGTGGGACGCCGCCGCCCGAGCACCGTACCTGAGTTCGGCCGCGCCGCTGGGCCCCCACGCCTGCACCTACGTGAGCTACGAAGACGAACAGTCGGTCGCCGAGAAGGGCCGCTACGCCCGCGAACACGGGCTGGGCGGCGTCATTATCTGGACGCTGGGCCAGGGCCACCTCGCCGGCAAACCCGCCGGCCAGCGCGACCCGCTGCTGGACGCGGTCAAGGCCGCCTTCCTCCCCTGA
- a CDS encoding sensor histidine kinase has protein sequence MRVHLRPSLRPAAVRVIERWVWPAALGVGSAAALSAGLHPHWLDLVWQTRDLTEAQWPADFTRLRLWLDAAELGLAALGAALLATVGGQGRYPAALGVVGLGLVASQVWPLPAALDSGGLAVAWGLLAAAWSRGRFGRASGAVRWGYAFVLVTTLVWAFGALPLDLAGAPPTGVPPVLLWNALLRPGLRDLGMAALLLGAVLAYAEQSPGAVRAGVLRTLVFGGLSLGAAMLFTVVVGGASALLHGAGTLWPSVVAAGLVAALIEPARTALTRSLRRLLYGERDDPSAVMQNLARHLAGVQAGGAPLTGSLEGALINLAEALRLPFVALRFLDGEVISCGQVPAQPPETLPLIAQGERLGQLEVARRRAREDFTKREWALLEGVSGQLAAAAQAWHLARQLGASQERLIRAGEEERRRLRRDLHDGLGPSLAGLGLKLEAARLLLGRSPEKAAEHLSALATEVQGSVGEVRRLVHDLRPPKLDDLGLVGALEELLVGVRQTGLSAVLEVGSLPPLGAALEVAVYRIAQEALTNVMKHAQARRVELRLSVTGGVLDLECQDDGVGLPAVREPGVGSRSMRERAGALSGTLEWLPAPDEGRGTLVRARLPLG, from the coding sequence ATGCGCGTTCACCTGCGGCCCAGCCTGCGTCCCGCCGCCGTACGGGTAATAGAGCGCTGGGTCTGGCCCGCCGCGCTGGGGGTGGGCAGCGCCGCCGCGCTCAGCGCTGGGCTGCACCCGCACTGGCTGGACCTGGTCTGGCAGACGCGCGACCTGACCGAGGCCCAGTGGCCGGCCGACTTTACCCGCCTGCGGCTGTGGCTCGACGCCGCAGAGCTGGGGCTGGCCGCCCTGGGCGCCGCGCTGCTGGCGACTGTGGGTGGACAGGGGCGCTACCCGGCGGCGCTGGGCGTCGTGGGCCTCGGCCTGGTGGCCAGCCAGGTGTGGCCGCTGCCCGCCGCGCTGGACAGCGGCGGGCTGGCCGTCGCCTGGGGCCTGCTCGCCGCCGCGTGGAGCCGGGGGCGGTTCGGCCGGGCCTCCGGCGCAGTGCGCTGGGGCTACGCCTTCGTGCTGGTCACGACGCTGGTGTGGGCCTTCGGCGCTCTGCCGCTGGACCTGGCGGGGGCGCCGCCCACCGGTGTGCCGCCTGTGCTGCTGTGGAACGCACTGCTCCGGCCCGGCCTGCGCGACCTCGGCATGGCGGCGCTGCTGCTGGGCGCGGTGCTGGCCTACGCCGAGCAGTCGCCGGGCGCGGTGCGCGCCGGGGTGCTGCGCACGCTGGTGTTCGGCGGGCTGAGCCTGGGCGCCGCCATGCTGTTCACGGTCGTGGTGGGCGGCGCCAGCGCCCTGCTGCACGGCGCCGGTACCCTCTGGCCCTCGGTGGTGGCGGCCGGGCTGGTGGCGGCGCTGATCGAGCCGGCCCGCACCGCCCTGACCCGCAGCCTGCGCCGGTTGCTGTACGGCGAACGCGACGACCCCTCGGCGGTGATGCAGAACCTGGCCCGGCACCTCGCCGGGGTGCAGGCCGGCGGCGCGCCGCTCACAGGGAGCCTGGAGGGCGCTCTGATCAACTTGGCCGAGGCGCTGAGGTTGCCGTTCGTGGCGCTGCGTTTTCTGGACGGCGAGGTGATCAGCTGCGGCCAGGTGCCGGCGCAGCCGCCCGAGACCTTGCCGCTGATCGCCCAGGGCGAGCGCCTCGGCCAGCTGGAAGTGGCCCGCCGCCGTGCCCGCGAGGACTTCACCAAGCGGGAATGGGCGCTGCTCGAAGGCGTTTCGGGTCAGCTGGCCGCCGCCGCCCAGGCCTGGCACCTAGCCCGGCAGCTGGGCGCTTCGCAGGAGCGGCTGATCCGCGCCGGCGAGGAAGAACGCCGCCGCCTGCGGCGCGACCTGCACGACGGGCTGGGGCCGTCGCTGGCGGGGCTGGGCCTCAAGCTCGAAGCGGCCCGGTTGCTGCTGGGCCGCTCGCCGGAGAAAGCCGCCGAGCACCTCAGCGCCCTGGCGACCGAAGTGCAGGGCAGTGTCGGCGAGGTGCGGCGATTGGTGCACGATCTGCGCCCGCCCAAGCTCGACGATCTGGGGCTGGTCGGGGCGCTCGAGGAGTTGCTGGTCGGGGTGCGGCAGACCGGGCTCAGCGCGGTGCTGGAAGTCGGCTCCCTGCCGCCGCTGGGCGCGGCGTTGGAAGTAGCGGTGTACCGCATCGCCCAGGAAGCGCTGACCAACGTGATGAAGCATGCCCAGGCCCGGCGGGTCGAGCTGCGCCTGTCGGTGACCGGCGGGGTGCTCGATCTGGAGTGCCAAGATGACGGCGTGGGGTTGCCGGCCGTGCGCGAACCCGGCGTCGGCTCGCGCTCGATGCGGGAGCGGGCCGGAGCGCTCTCGGGAACGCTGGAGTGGTTGCCGGCACCGGACGAGGGCCGCGGCACGCTGGTGCGCGCCCGGTTGCCGCTCGGATAA
- a CDS encoding response regulator encodes MPPDASPQDLSGIAVSPIRIMIADDHRLFREGLKALLGAAEQLQVVGEADNGQAALELAERLDPDVIIMDIQMPLLSGLEATKRILALRPRIGILVVSMFDDDDNVFAAMQAGARGYLLKGAAPEELLRGVEALAQGEALFAPSIARRLMHYFSRPTKLPPTLLPELTDREREILALIAQGEANARIARKLDLAEKTVRNHITSIFSKLQVGSRAEAVERAREAGL; translated from the coding sequence ATGCCGCCTGACGCTTCGCCGCAGGACCTGTCCGGGATCGCCGTTTCGCCGATTCGGATCATGATCGCCGACGACCACCGCCTCTTTCGGGAAGGGCTCAAGGCGCTGCTGGGTGCGGCCGAACAGCTGCAGGTGGTGGGCGAGGCGGACAACGGTCAGGCGGCCCTGGAACTCGCCGAGCGCCTGGACCCCGACGTGATCATCATGGACATCCAGATGCCGCTGCTCAGCGGCCTGGAAGCCACCAAGCGCATCCTGGCGCTCAGGCCCCGGATCGGCATTCTGGTGGTGAGCATGTTCGACGACGACGACAACGTCTTCGCGGCGATGCAGGCCGGCGCGCGCGGCTACCTGCTCAAGGGCGCGGCGCCGGAAGAGTTGCTGCGCGGCGTGGAAGCGCTGGCCCAGGGCGAGGCGCTGTTCGCGCCCAGCATCGCCCGGCGCCTGATGCACTATTTCAGCCGCCCCACCAAGCTGCCGCCCACCCTGCTGCCGGAACTCACCGACCGCGAGCGCGAGATTCTGGCGCTGATCGCGCAGGGCGAGGCCAACGCCCGAATCGCCCGCAAGCTCGACCTCGCCGAGAAAACGGTTCGCAACCACATCACCAGCATCTTTTCCAAGCTGCAGGTCGGCAGCCGCGCCGAGGCCGTGGAGCGCGCCAGGGAAGCGGGGCTGTGA
- a CDS encoding glycoside hydrolase family 5 protein produces the protein MKRFVRPLLAWAALWAGAAHAQTLHLERGVNLEGWLDQVQFQPLPAAKLAQLATIKAAGFGFVRLLVNPNTLIAARDNAAEPLASVVRVLKAAQQHKLKVLLTLFDEQPSKAAVIGGGKARDTYLALLEKLGALLAAWDPGSVGLEPLDQPAACDMSPAAWTQLESQFVAAVRRSAPKLTVVVTGPCFSDYYSLTTLKPLADANVMYSFQYLEPLMFTQQGNPVHSEWQHFKGVPYPLDKAQLPALLASILKSTPPASRAAVKKEFGSLSIGSFDQAALKGQLALVSGWAQRNAVKVVLSAFAVHQSAPRASRLNWLRDVRAAAEAQGLAWAVWSWDSPYGFGLIEQGKLPAETRKALGLPQ, from the coding sequence GTGAAGCGCTTCGTGCGGCCGCTGCTGGCGTGGGCGGCGCTGTGGGCTGGCGCGGCCCACGCCCAGACCCTGCACCTGGAGCGCGGCGTGAACCTGGAAGGCTGGCTTGATCAGGTGCAGTTTCAGCCGCTGCCCGCCGCCAAGCTCGCCCAGCTGGCCACCATCAAGGCGGCCGGGTTCGGCTTCGTGCGCCTGCTCGTCAATCCCAACACCCTGATCGCCGCCAGGGACAACGCCGCCGAGCCGCTGGCCTCGGTGGTGCGGGTGCTGAAGGCAGCGCAGCAGCACAAGCTCAAGGTGCTGCTGACCTTGTTCGACGAGCAGCCGAGCAAGGCCGCCGTGATCGGGGGCGGCAAGGCCCGCGACACCTACCTGGCCCTGCTGGAAAAGCTCGGGGCGCTGCTGGCCGCCTGGGACCCCGGCAGCGTGGGCTTGGAGCCGCTCGATCAGCCGGCCGCCTGTGACATGAGCCCGGCGGCCTGGACGCAGCTGGAAAGCCAGTTCGTCGCCGCCGTGCGCCGCAGCGCGCCGAAACTCACCGTGGTTGTGACCGGGCCGTGTTTTTCCGATTACTACAGCCTGACCACCCTCAAGCCGCTGGCGGATGCCAATGTGATGTACAGCTTTCAGTACCTCGAGCCGCTGATGTTCACCCAGCAGGGCAATCCGGTTCACAGCGAGTGGCAGCACTTCAAGGGCGTGCCTTACCCGCTGGACAAGGCCCAGTTGCCAGCCCTGCTGGCCAGCATCCTGAAAAGTACGCCGCCCGCATCGAGGGCCGCCGTCAAGAAGGAGTTCGGGTCGCTGAGTATCGGCAGCTTCGATCAGGCGGCGCTCAAGGGCCAGCTGGCGCTGGTGTCGGGCTGGGCGCAGCGCAACGCCGTCAAGGTGGTGCTGAGCGCCTTCGCGGTCCACCAGAGCGCGCCGCGTGCCAGCCGCCTGAACTGGCTGCGCGACGTGCGCGCCGCCGCCGAGGCGCAGGGCCTGGCCTGGGCGGTGTGGAGCTGGGACAGTCCCTACGGCTTCGGTCTGATTGAGCAGGGCAAACTGCCCGCCGAAACGAGAAAAGCGCTGGGGCTGCCTCAGTGA
- a CDS encoding ester cyclase has protein sequence MTQPDLPIFDFADHPDIADFVAASGTRRQDLTGFDPEYADIVDYIVRCTHRIWEEGAVGLIYSHYAHNVTMHSTLGLTYGVEAVVRDTLRRQAAFTDYRSYADDVIWTGNAAEGFYTSHRIMTVGVNSGHTEYGPATGGRIGRWVVADCRVKDNRIFEEWIVSDKSAELRQLGYDPLVLARSSAPLPLAASTESGHQLGQSAPDVLPLSGAQHAEAFVPALLHNLWNARMVNLVREHYAPSLLAWVPGGRRLSGPEAYRNFVFSLMAQFSDLHLNVDHVCALGDERRGQRVATRWTLRGTHDGVGAYGAPTGRPIFLLGITHHFIQGGRIQREWTVFDEFALLRQLYAPPA, from the coding sequence TTGACGCAGCCCGATCTCCCCATCTTCGACTTCGCCGATCATCCAGACATCGCGGATTTCGTCGCCGCGAGCGGCACCCGCCGCCAGGACCTCACCGGCTTCGATCCGGAGTATGCCGACATCGTGGACTACATCGTGCGCTGCACCCACCGCATCTGGGAAGAAGGCGCGGTGGGGCTGATCTACTCGCACTACGCCCACAACGTCACCATGCACTCGACCCTGGGGCTCACCTACGGCGTCGAGGCGGTCGTCCGCGACACCCTGCGGCGTCAGGCGGCCTTCACGGATTACCGCTCGTACGCCGACGACGTCATCTGGACCGGCAACGCCGCCGAGGGCTTTTACACCTCGCACCGCATCATGACGGTCGGCGTCAACAGCGGCCACACCGAGTACGGTCCCGCCACCGGTGGCCGCATCGGACGCTGGGTGGTGGCGGACTGCCGCGTGAAAGACAACCGGATTTTCGAGGAGTGGATCGTCTCGGACAAAAGTGCCGAGCTGCGGCAGCTGGGGTACGATCCGCTGGTGCTGGCCAGGAGCAGCGCGCCGCTGCCCCTGGCCGCGTCCACCGAGAGCGGACATCAGCTGGGGCAAAGCGCCCCGGACGTGCTGCCGCTGTCAGGTGCCCAGCATGCCGAAGCGTTCGTGCCGGCCCTCTTGCACAACCTCTGGAATGCCCGCATGGTCAATCTGGTGCGCGAACACTACGCGCCGAGCCTGCTGGCCTGGGTGCCGGGTGGACGGCGCTTGAGCGGGCCCGAGGCGTACCGGAATTTCGTCTTCTCCTTGATGGCCCAGTTTTCCGACCTGCACCTCAACGTCGACCATGTCTGCGCGCTGGGCGACGAGCGCCGGGGGCAACGGGTCGCCACCCGCTGGACCCTGCGGGGCACCCATGACGGTGTGGGCGCGTACGGCGCGCCGACCGGGCGGCCGATCTTCCTGCTGGGCATCACCCACCATTTCATTCAGGGCGGCAGGATTCAGCGCGAATGGACCGTCTTCGACGAATTCGCCTTACTGCGTCAGTTATACGCGCCACCGGCCTGA
- the recA gene encoding recombinase RecA — MIKEPTKETTAAPNNDKERSKAIETAMSQIEKQFGKGSIVKLGANTKLDVQVISTGSLSLDLALGVGGIPRGRVTEIYGPESGGKTTLALAIIAQAQKVGGTAAFIDAEHALDPVYARALGVNTDELLVSQPDNGEQALEIMELLVRSGAVDVVVVDSVAALTPRAEIEGDMGDSLPGLQARLMSQALRKLTAILSKTGTAAIFINQVREKIGVMYGNPETTTGGRALKFYASVRLDVRKIGQPTKVGNDAVANTVKIKTVKNKVAAPFKEVELALVYGKGFDQLTDLITLAADMDIVKKAGSFYSYNEERIGQGKDKAIAYIAERPELEREIRERVTAAIKAGNVKEAVKTAPESEAVAAE, encoded by the coding sequence ATGATCAAAGAACCCACCAAAGAAACCACTGCCGCGCCCAACAACGACAAGGAGCGCAGCAAGGCCATCGAAACGGCCATGAGCCAGATCGAGAAGCAGTTCGGCAAGGGCAGCATCGTCAAGCTGGGGGCCAACACCAAGCTCGACGTGCAGGTGATCAGCACCGGCAGCCTCAGCCTCGATCTGGCGCTGGGCGTCGGCGGCATTCCGCGCGGGCGCGTCACCGAGATCTACGGCCCCGAGTCCGGCGGTAAAACCACCCTGGCGCTGGCGATCATTGCCCAGGCCCAGAAGGTCGGCGGCACGGCGGCCTTTATCGACGCCGAGCACGCGCTCGACCCGGTGTACGCCCGCGCCCTGGGCGTCAACACCGACGAACTGCTGGTGTCGCAGCCCGACAACGGCGAGCAGGCGCTGGAAATCATGGAACTGCTGGTCCGCAGCGGCGCCGTCGACGTGGTCGTCGTGGACTCGGTGGCGGCCCTGACCCCGCGAGCCGAGATCGAGGGCGACATGGGCGACTCGCTGCCGGGCCTGCAAGCCCGCCTGATGTCGCAGGCGCTGCGCAAACTGACCGCCATTCTCTCCAAGACTGGCACCGCCGCCATCTTCATCAACCAGGTGCGCGAGAAGATCGGCGTGATGTACGGCAATCCCGAAACCACCACCGGCGGCCGGGCGCTGAAATTCTACGCCTCGGTACGCCTGGACGTGCGCAAGATCGGCCAGCCCACCAAGGTCGGCAACGACGCGGTGGCCAACACCGTCAAGATCAAGACGGTGAAGAACAAGGTCGCCGCGCCGTTCAAGGAAGTCGAGCTGGCGCTGGTGTACGGCAAGGGCTTCGATCAGCTCACCGACCTGATCACGCTGGCCGCCGACATGGACATCGTGAAGAAGGCCGGCAGCTTCTACAGCTACAACGAGGAACGCATCGGCCAGGGCAAGGACAAGGCGATCGCCTACATCGCCGAGCGCCCCGAACTGGAGCGCGAGATCCGCGAGCGCGTGACCGCCGCCATCAAGGCCGGTAACGTCAAGGAAGCCGTGAAAACCGCGCCCGAGAGCGAAGCGGTCGCCGCCGAGTAA
- the thpR gene encoding RNA 2',3'-cyclic phosphodiesterase — protein MTGPRRNARSASPRPANPTTKARPDVHEARPRLFYALKVPPEVAEQLAAAQKDLRGNWRSVRADQLHVTLAYLPGVDPGKLAALKQLGDRLTEATPPLSLRLRGTGYFPNEGSPRVWFVKVEAEGLDDLAARLRTGLAELGVQTDELPFKAHITLARKKGAAPRLPPKIFDLGWDAGAVTLYRSHLQKTGPVYENLSMFKFRGSIMSSAESAVAVTPDQPAQDPPSVEDTP, from the coding sequence ATGACCGGCCCGCGCCGAAACGCCCGGAGCGCTTCACCCCGGCCTGCCAACCCCACCACCAAGGCTAGACCCGACGTTCACGAAGCCCGCCCGCGCCTGTTCTACGCCCTGAAAGTGCCGCCGGAGGTGGCCGAGCAGCTCGCCGCCGCGCAGAAAGACCTGCGCGGCAACTGGCGCTCGGTGCGCGCCGACCAGCTTCACGTCACGCTGGCGTACCTGCCGGGGGTCGATCCCGGCAAACTGGCGGCCCTCAAGCAGCTCGGCGACCGCCTCACCGAAGCCACGCCGCCGCTGAGCCTGAGGCTGCGCGGCACCGGCTACTTTCCCAACGAGGGCAGCCCGCGGGTGTGGTTCGTCAAGGTCGAGGCCGAGGGCCTGGACGACCTCGCCGCCCGCCTGCGCACCGGCCTGGCCGAACTCGGCGTTCAGACCGACGAGCTGCCGTTCAAGGCCCACATCACCCTGGCGCGCAAGAAAGGGGCCGCTCCCAGGTTGCCGCCCAAGATCTTCGACCTCGGCTGGGACGCCGGGGCCGTGACCCTCTACCGCAGCCATCTGCAGAAGACCGGACCCGTCTACGAGAATCTGTCAATGTTCAAATTTCGTGGTAGCATTATGTCCAGTGCTGAATCTGCTGTGGCCGTAACGCCCGACCAGCCAGCCCAAGACCCGCCGTCTGTGGAGGACACCCCATGA